One region of Manis pentadactyla isolate mManPen7 chromosome 9, mManPen7.hap1, whole genome shotgun sequence genomic DNA includes:
- the PLXNA2 gene encoding plexin-A2 isoform X4: protein MRAQGICVPVLAPLRMEHRRPWPRATEVDSRSVVLLSVVWVLLAPPAAGMPQFSTFHTENRDWTFNHLTVHRGTGAVYVGAINRVYKLTGNLTIQVAHKTGPEEDNKSCYPPLIVQPCSEVLTLTNNVNKLLIIDDSENRLLACGSLYQGVCKLLRLDDLFILVEPSHKKEHYLSSVNKTGTMYGVIVRSEGEDGKLFIGTAVDGKQDYFPTLSSRKLPRDPESSAMLDYELHSDFVSSLIKIPSDTLALVSHFDIFYIYGFASGGFVYFLTVQPETPEGVAINSAGDLFYTSRIVRLCKDDPKFHSYVSLPFGCTRAGVEYRLLQAAYLAKPGDSLAQAFNISSQDDVLFAIFSKGQKQYHYPPDDSALCAFPIRAINLQIKERLQSCYQGEGNLELNWLLGKDVQCTKAPVPIDDNFCGLDINQPLGGSTPVEGLTLYTTSRDRMTSVASYVYNGYSVVFVGTKSGKLKKVWSVWPVTPVCPWLPKVSCFFPPTLSATCRGA from the exons ATGAGAGCCCAGGGGATCTGTGTGCCCGTCCTGGCCCCACTCAGAATGGAACACAGAAGGCCCTGGCCACGGGCCACAGAGGTTGACAGCCGGTCTGTGGTCCTGCTCTCAGTGGTCTGGGTGCTGCTGGCCCCCCCAGCTGCCGGCATGCCTCAGTTTAGCACCTTCCACACAGAGAACCGTGATTGGACATTCAACCACCTGACTGTCCACCGAGGGACGGGGGCAGTGTATGTCGGGGCCATCAACCGGGTGTACAAGCTCACGGGCAACCTGACCATCCAGGTAGCTCACAAGACAGGGCCAGAGGAAGACAACAAGTCCTGTTACCCTCCCCTCATCGTGCAGCCCTGCAGCGAGGTGCTCACACTCACCAACAACGTGAACAAGCTGCTTATCATCGACGACTCAGAGAACCGCCTGCTGGCCTGCGGGAGTCTCTACCAGGGCGTCTGCAAGCTGCTGCGGCTGGACGACCTCTTCATCCTGGTGGAGCCATCCCACAAGAAGGAGCACTACTTGTCCAGCGTCAACAAGACGGGTACGATGTACGGGGTGATCGTGCGCTCCGAGGGCGAGGACGGCAAGCTCTTCATTGGCACTGCCGTGGACGGGAAACAGGATTACTTCCCAACTCTGTCCAGCAGGAAGCTGCCCCGAGACCCCGAGTCCTCCGCCATGCTCGACTACGAGCTCCATAGCGATTTCGTCTCCTCCCTCATCAAGATCCCCTCCGACACCCTGGCCCTGGTCTCCCactttgacatcttctacatctacGGCTTCGCCAGTGGGGGTTTCGTCTACTTCCTCACTGTCCAGCCCGAGACCCCCGAGGGCGTAGCCATCAACTCCGCCGGAGACCTCTTCTACACCTCGCGCATCGTGCGTCTCTGCAAGGACGACCCCAAGTTCCACTCTTACGTGTCCCTGCCCTTCGGCTGCACTCGGGCTGGGGTGGAATACCGCCTCCTGCAGGCTGCCTACCTCGCCAAACCCGGGGACTCGCTGGCCCAGGCCTTCAATATCAGCAGCCAGGATGACGTGCTCTTTGCCATCTTCTCCAAAGGGCAGAAACAGTATCACTACCCGCCAGATGACTCTGCCCTCTGTGCCTTCCCCATCCGGGCCATCAACCTGCAGATCAAGGAGCGTCTGCAGTCCTGCTACCAGGGTGAGGGCAACCTGGAGCTCAACTGGCTGCTGGGGAAGGATGTCCAGTGCACCAAGGCG CCCGTCCCCATTGATGACAACTTCTGTGGACTGGACATCAACCAGCCGCTCGGAGGCTCAACTCCCGTGGAGGGCCTGACCCTGTACACCACCAGCCGGGACCGCATGACCTCAGTGGCCTCCTACGTTTACAATGGCTACAGTGTGGTTTTTGTGGGGACTAAGAGCGGCAAGCTGAAAAAG